The Lineus longissimus chromosome 2, tnLinLong1.2, whole genome shotgun sequence genome window below encodes:
- the LOC135482472 gene encoding NAD(+) hydrolase sarm1-like isoform X9 produces the protein MIRWIAHSLKPTVGKDMKEVKCDDKTEEEEDPEGRLKISLQTIHQREELKQDGSGSHVSRECRIYKRSTSETSVSSGGTHVSSKAITHEGYMQGKNFREIVAQSTVEMTQEIKLMTAEDADVQTNAIKQCHRMIVEAWMTPQIGRDYASALCDVLRDEGALDVLLENCWSPNRDIKLESTRLLEQSLTTENRDCVVKTGLENVVKMSCVVKDDTELARCSTGILESLFKHSEHTCSRVIQLGGLESILYSCRSNDKITQRHCANSLANLAIYGGADNQHEMIKAKAPEWLFPLAFSSDDSVRYYACLAIITLSANKEIEVAVVNSGTLGLVQPFILSHQPADFAHSDHSHLHGRSREWLRRLVPVLESKREEAQSLAAFHFNMEAEIKKEQGKLGIFKEIGSIDALKRAASSPNALASKFAAQALSIIGEDVPYKLSQQVPLWSEEDVQHWLRRVGFGEYEDGFKKCRVDGDLLLMMQEEHLKDDVKMSNGLIRKRFLKELKKLKMTSDYKSCDPTRLDTWLIDLGQEFSQYTYQMLASGIDKSLLGYISDENLKNDCGITNGVHRMKIIQAIKREISLVCSKPQITLPRIDIRSQACTPTGGFSDTDGPSLKPIDVFISYRRSNGSQLASLLKVHLQLRGFTVFLDIERLTAGKFDESLLNSVRNAKHFLLVLTPNSLDRCQGDENQKDWVHKEIVTALESACNIVPVMDTKFHWPPADNLPEDMKAVGSFNGIMWIHDYQDACVDKLERFLRGDFRGDFNKCTGTGGRIEPPKSLTSPPTSVSKALLSESISLTEDEDVFV, from the exons ATGATCCGTTGGATTGCCCATTCTTTGAAACCAACTGTAGgaaaagacatgaaagaggTCAAGTGTGATGACAAGACggaagaagaggaagatccTGAGG GCCGCTTGAAGATTTCCCTCCAGACCATCCACCAACGTGAAGAGCTGAAGCAAGATGGCAGCGGCAGCCATGTTTCTCGCGAATGTCGCATTTACAAACGTTCAACAAGCGAGACGAGTGTCTCCTCGGGCGGAACACACGTCTCTTCCAAAGCAATTACACATGAGGGGTATATGCAAGGGAAAAACTTCCGTGAGATTGTGGCACAATCCACCGTTGAGATGACGCAAGAGATAAAATTGATGACGGCGGAGGACGCAGACGTACAGACAAATGCGATAAAGCAATGTCACCGTATGATTGTTGAAGCATGGATGACACCACAGATTGGACGTGATTATGCATCGGCGTTGTGTGACGTCTTACGGGATGAGGGTGCCTTGGACGTTCTCTTAGAAAATTGCTGGTCGCCCAATCGGGATATCAAATTGGAATCTACCCGGTTACTTGAACAGTCCCTGACTACTGAAAACCGTGACTGCGTGGTCAAAACAGGACTTGAAAATGTTGTCAAGATGTCATGTGTGGTCAAAGACGATACTGAACTTGCACGTTGCAGTACAGGGATTCTTGAAAGTCTGTTTAAACACTCCGAGCATACATGTTCCCGAGTGATACAATTGGGGGGCTTGGAGTCTATTTTGTACTCATGTCGTAGCAATGATAAAATTACCCAAAGACACTGTGCTAATTCTTTGGCTAACTTGGCCATATACGGTGGTGCTGACAATCAACATGAAATGATTAAAGCCAAGGCACCGGAATGGTTGTTTCCTTTAGCTTTCAGTAGTGATGATAGTGTGCGCTATTATGCCTGTTTAGCGATCATAACTTTAAGTGCtaacaaagaaattgaagtagCCGTGGTGAACTCTGGGACGTTAGGCCTGGTACAGCCTTTCATTCTGTCTCACCAGCCGGCAGACTTTGCTCACAGTGACCATTCCCACCTCCATGGAAGATCGAGAGAATGGCTCCGCAGATTGGTCCCGGTTCTCGAAAGCAAGAGAGAGGAAGCCCAGAGCCTTGCCGCCTTCCACTTCAATATGGAAGCAGAAATAAAAAAGGAGCAAGGAAAACTAGGG ATCTTCAAAGAAATAGGCTCAATAGATGCGTTAAAGAGAGCTGCCAGTAGTCCAAATGCTCTTGCCTCGAAATTTGCTGCCCAAGCCCTGTCCATTATTGGAGAGGATGTTCCATATAAACTCTCACAGCAAGTGCCATTGTGGTCAGAGGAAGATGTCCAGCATTGGTTAAGGCGG GTTGGTTTTGGTGAATATGAGGATGGGTTCAAGAAGTGTCGTGTGGATGGTGACCTGCTGCTGATGATGCAAGAGGAGCATttgaaagatgatgtcaaaatgTCTAATGGCCTCATTAGGAAAAG ATTTCTAAAAGAACTGAAAAAGCTCAAAATGACGTCTGATTATAAATCCTGTGATCCAACCCGTCTTGACACCTGGCTGATCGACTTGGGCCAAGAGTTCAGTCAGTATACGTACCAGATGTTAGCCAGTGGTATAGATAAGAGCTTACTCGGATATATCTccgatgaaaatttgaaaaatgactGCGGCATCACCAACGGTGTACACAGAATGAAAATAATACAAGCAATCAAAA GGGAGATCAGTTTGGTCTGTAGCAAGCCCCAGATAACCCTCCCCAGGATAG ACATACGAAGCCAGGCCTGTACTCCAACTGGTGGTTTTTCAGACACCGATGGCCCATCACTCAAACCAATAgatgtgtttataagttaccggCGGTCCAATGGTTCTCAGTTAGCAAG TTTACTAAAAGTTCACCTCCAGTTAAGAGGTTTCACAGTATTTTTGGATATCGAGCGATTAACGGCTGGAAAGTTTGATGAAAGTTTATTGAACAGTGTTCGGAATGCCAAACACTTCCTCCTCGTCCTAACACCGAACTCACTTGATCGTTGCCAAGGCGATGAGAATCAAAAAGATTGGGTACACAAG GAGATTGTGACAGCCCTGGAGAGTGCCTGTAACATTGTGCCAGTAATGGACACCAAATTCCATTGGCCACCTGCTGATAATCTTCCAGAGGACATGAAGGCTGTTGGAAGCTTTAACGGTATCAT GTGGATCCACGACTACCAGGATGCGTGTGTCGACAAATTGGAGCGGTTCCTGCGTGGCGACTTCCGAGGGGATTTCAACAAATGCACTGGAACCGGCGGACGCATTGagccaccaaaatcactgacAAGTCCACCAACAAGTGTGTCAAAAG
- the LOC135482472 gene encoding NAD(+) hydrolase sarm1-like isoform X10, producing the protein MVGVESAKKDEESQVPKSDSDSDSGRLKISLQTIHQREELKQDGSGSHVSRECRIYKRSTSETSVSSGGTHVSSKAITHEGYMQGKNFREIVAQSTVEMTQEIKLMTAEDADVQTNAIKQCHRMIVEAWMTPQIGRDYASALCDVLRDEGALDVLLENCWSPNRDIKLESTRLLEQSLTTENRDCVVKTGLENVVKMSCVVKDDTELARCSTGILESLFKHSEHTCSRVIQLGGLESILYSCRSNDKITQRHCANSLANLAIYGGADNQHEMIKAKAPEWLFPLAFSSDDSVRYYACLAIITLSANKEIEVAVVNSGTLGLVQPFILSHQPADFAHSDHSHLHGRSREWLRRLVPVLESKREEAQSLAAFHFNMEAEIKKEQGKLGIFKEIGSIDALKRAASSPNALASKFAAQALSIIGEDVPYKLSQQVPLWSEEDVQHWLRRVGFGEYEDGFKKCRVDGDLLLMMQEEHLKDDVKMSNGLIRKRFLKELKKLKMTSDYKSCDPTRLDTWLIDLGQEFSQYTYQMLASGIDKSLLGYISDENLKNDCGITNGVHRMKIIQAIKREISLVCSKPQITLPRIDIRSQACTPTGGFSDTDGPSLKPIDVFISYRRSNGSQLASLLKVHLQLRGFTVFLDIERLTAGKFDESLLNSVRNAKHFLLVLTPNSLDRCQGDENQKDWVHKEIVTALESACNIVPVMDTKFHWPPADNLPEDMKAVGSFNGIMWIHDYQDACVDKLERFLRGDFRGDFNKCTGTGGRIEPPKSLTSPPTSVSKALLSESISLTEDEDVFV; encoded by the exons ATGGTTGGTGTAGAAAGTGCGAAAAAGGACGAGGAAAGCCAAGTGCCCAAGTctgattctgattctgattctg GCCGCTTGAAGATTTCCCTCCAGACCATCCACCAACGTGAAGAGCTGAAGCAAGATGGCAGCGGCAGCCATGTTTCTCGCGAATGTCGCATTTACAAACGTTCAACAAGCGAGACGAGTGTCTCCTCGGGCGGAACACACGTCTCTTCCAAAGCAATTACACATGAGGGGTATATGCAAGGGAAAAACTTCCGTGAGATTGTGGCACAATCCACCGTTGAGATGACGCAAGAGATAAAATTGATGACGGCGGAGGACGCAGACGTACAGACAAATGCGATAAAGCAATGTCACCGTATGATTGTTGAAGCATGGATGACACCACAGATTGGACGTGATTATGCATCGGCGTTGTGTGACGTCTTACGGGATGAGGGTGCCTTGGACGTTCTCTTAGAAAATTGCTGGTCGCCCAATCGGGATATCAAATTGGAATCTACCCGGTTACTTGAACAGTCCCTGACTACTGAAAACCGTGACTGCGTGGTCAAAACAGGACTTGAAAATGTTGTCAAGATGTCATGTGTGGTCAAAGACGATACTGAACTTGCACGTTGCAGTACAGGGATTCTTGAAAGTCTGTTTAAACACTCCGAGCATACATGTTCCCGAGTGATACAATTGGGGGGCTTGGAGTCTATTTTGTACTCATGTCGTAGCAATGATAAAATTACCCAAAGACACTGTGCTAATTCTTTGGCTAACTTGGCCATATACGGTGGTGCTGACAATCAACATGAAATGATTAAAGCCAAGGCACCGGAATGGTTGTTTCCTTTAGCTTTCAGTAGTGATGATAGTGTGCGCTATTATGCCTGTTTAGCGATCATAACTTTAAGTGCtaacaaagaaattgaagtagCCGTGGTGAACTCTGGGACGTTAGGCCTGGTACAGCCTTTCATTCTGTCTCACCAGCCGGCAGACTTTGCTCACAGTGACCATTCCCACCTCCATGGAAGATCGAGAGAATGGCTCCGCAGATTGGTCCCGGTTCTCGAAAGCAAGAGAGAGGAAGCCCAGAGCCTTGCCGCCTTCCACTTCAATATGGAAGCAGAAATAAAAAAGGAGCAAGGAAAACTAGGG ATCTTCAAAGAAATAGGCTCAATAGATGCGTTAAAGAGAGCTGCCAGTAGTCCAAATGCTCTTGCCTCGAAATTTGCTGCCCAAGCCCTGTCCATTATTGGAGAGGATGTTCCATATAAACTCTCACAGCAAGTGCCATTGTGGTCAGAGGAAGATGTCCAGCATTGGTTAAGGCGG GTTGGTTTTGGTGAATATGAGGATGGGTTCAAGAAGTGTCGTGTGGATGGTGACCTGCTGCTGATGATGCAAGAGGAGCATttgaaagatgatgtcaaaatgTCTAATGGCCTCATTAGGAAAAG ATTTCTAAAAGAACTGAAAAAGCTCAAAATGACGTCTGATTATAAATCCTGTGATCCAACCCGTCTTGACACCTGGCTGATCGACTTGGGCCAAGAGTTCAGTCAGTATACGTACCAGATGTTAGCCAGTGGTATAGATAAGAGCTTACTCGGATATATCTccgatgaaaatttgaaaaatgactGCGGCATCACCAACGGTGTACACAGAATGAAAATAATACAAGCAATCAAAA GGGAGATCAGTTTGGTCTGTAGCAAGCCCCAGATAACCCTCCCCAGGATAG ACATACGAAGCCAGGCCTGTACTCCAACTGGTGGTTTTTCAGACACCGATGGCCCATCACTCAAACCAATAgatgtgtttataagttaccggCGGTCCAATGGTTCTCAGTTAGCAAG TTTACTAAAAGTTCACCTCCAGTTAAGAGGTTTCACAGTATTTTTGGATATCGAGCGATTAACGGCTGGAAAGTTTGATGAAAGTTTATTGAACAGTGTTCGGAATGCCAAACACTTCCTCCTCGTCCTAACACCGAACTCACTTGATCGTTGCCAAGGCGATGAGAATCAAAAAGATTGGGTACACAAG GAGATTGTGACAGCCCTGGAGAGTGCCTGTAACATTGTGCCAGTAATGGACACCAAATTCCATTGGCCACCTGCTGATAATCTTCCAGAGGACATGAAGGCTGTTGGAAGCTTTAACGGTATCAT GTGGATCCACGACTACCAGGATGCGTGTGTCGACAAATTGGAGCGGTTCCTGCGTGGCGACTTCCGAGGGGATTTCAACAAATGCACTGGAACCGGCGGACGCATTGagccaccaaaatcactgacAAGTCCACCAACAAGTGTGTCAAAAG
- the LOC135482472 gene encoding NAD(+) hydrolase sarm1-like isoform X2 gives MSVVSTMHKDIAASVSVTDGTNSVLTESATKSTGSTTRHTETKTVISVNGPSAVSTAIGSVTSIHTDVGTTRTVSNDVVTSSANMKPKLEGTTISFSNSTGPMSPQPNKNSGRLKISLQTIHQREELKQDGSGSHVSRECRIYKRSTSETSVSSGGTHVSSKAITHEGYMQGKNFREIVAQSTVEMTQEIKLMTAEDADVQTNAIKQCHRMIVEAWMTPQIGRDYASALCDVLRDEGALDVLLENCWSPNRDIKLESTRLLEQSLTTENRDCVVKTGLENVVKMSCVVKDDTELARCSTGILESLFKHSEHTCSRVIQLGGLESILYSCRSNDKITQRHCANSLANLAIYGGADNQHEMIKAKAPEWLFPLAFSSDDSVRYYACLAIITLSANKEIEVAVVNSGTLGLVQPFILSHQPADFAHSDHSHLHGRSREWLRRLVPVLESKREEAQSLAAFHFNMEAEIKKEQGKLGIFKEIGSIDALKRAASSPNALASKFAAQALSIIGEDVPYKLSQQVPLWSEEDVQHWLRRVGFGEYEDGFKKCRVDGDLLLMMQEEHLKDDVKMSNGLIRKRFLKELKKLKMTSDYKSCDPTRLDTWLIDLGQEFSQYTYQMLASGIDKSLLGYISDENLKNDCGITNGVHRMKIIQAIKREISLVCSKPQITLPRIDIRSQACTPTGGFSDTDGPSLKPIDVFISYRRSNGSQLASLLKVHLQLRGFTVFLDIERLTAGKFDESLLNSVRNAKHFLLVLTPNSLDRCQGDENQKDWVHKEIVTALESACNIVPVMDTKFHWPPADNLPEDMKAVGSFNGIMWIHDYQDACVDKLERFLRGDFRGDFNKCTGTGGRIEPPKSLTSPPTSVSKALLSESISLTEDEDVFV, from the exons ATGTCTGTCGTGTCGACTATGCACAAAGATATAGCTGCCTCGGTCTCAGTTACTGATGGTACGAACTCTGTATTAACTGAGTCAGCAACTAAGTCAACTGGCTCGACCACCAGACATACTGAAACGAAGACCGTGATCTCGGTGAACGGTCCAAGTGCTGTGTCAACTGCAATAGGTTCAGTGACGTCAATACACACAGATGTAGGAACGACACGAACTGTCAGTAACGACGTCGTAACATCATCTGCGAATATGAAACCTAAGTTGGAAGGAACAACAATATCTTTCAGTAACAGCACAGGTCCAATGTCACCCCAGCCAAACAAGAACTCAG GCCGCTTGAAGATTTCCCTCCAGACCATCCACCAACGTGAAGAGCTGAAGCAAGATGGCAGCGGCAGCCATGTTTCTCGCGAATGTCGCATTTACAAACGTTCAACAAGCGAGACGAGTGTCTCCTCGGGCGGAACACACGTCTCTTCCAAAGCAATTACACATGAGGGGTATATGCAAGGGAAAAACTTCCGTGAGATTGTGGCACAATCCACCGTTGAGATGACGCAAGAGATAAAATTGATGACGGCGGAGGACGCAGACGTACAGACAAATGCGATAAAGCAATGTCACCGTATGATTGTTGAAGCATGGATGACACCACAGATTGGACGTGATTATGCATCGGCGTTGTGTGACGTCTTACGGGATGAGGGTGCCTTGGACGTTCTCTTAGAAAATTGCTGGTCGCCCAATCGGGATATCAAATTGGAATCTACCCGGTTACTTGAACAGTCCCTGACTACTGAAAACCGTGACTGCGTGGTCAAAACAGGACTTGAAAATGTTGTCAAGATGTCATGTGTGGTCAAAGACGATACTGAACTTGCACGTTGCAGTACAGGGATTCTTGAAAGTCTGTTTAAACACTCCGAGCATACATGTTCCCGAGTGATACAATTGGGGGGCTTGGAGTCTATTTTGTACTCATGTCGTAGCAATGATAAAATTACCCAAAGACACTGTGCTAATTCTTTGGCTAACTTGGCCATATACGGTGGTGCTGACAATCAACATGAAATGATTAAAGCCAAGGCACCGGAATGGTTGTTTCCTTTAGCTTTCAGTAGTGATGATAGTGTGCGCTATTATGCCTGTTTAGCGATCATAACTTTAAGTGCtaacaaagaaattgaagtagCCGTGGTGAACTCTGGGACGTTAGGCCTGGTACAGCCTTTCATTCTGTCTCACCAGCCGGCAGACTTTGCTCACAGTGACCATTCCCACCTCCATGGAAGATCGAGAGAATGGCTCCGCAGATTGGTCCCGGTTCTCGAAAGCAAGAGAGAGGAAGCCCAGAGCCTTGCCGCCTTCCACTTCAATATGGAAGCAGAAATAAAAAAGGAGCAAGGAAAACTAGGG ATCTTCAAAGAAATAGGCTCAATAGATGCGTTAAAGAGAGCTGCCAGTAGTCCAAATGCTCTTGCCTCGAAATTTGCTGCCCAAGCCCTGTCCATTATTGGAGAGGATGTTCCATATAAACTCTCACAGCAAGTGCCATTGTGGTCAGAGGAAGATGTCCAGCATTGGTTAAGGCGG GTTGGTTTTGGTGAATATGAGGATGGGTTCAAGAAGTGTCGTGTGGATGGTGACCTGCTGCTGATGATGCAAGAGGAGCATttgaaagatgatgtcaaaatgTCTAATGGCCTCATTAGGAAAAG ATTTCTAAAAGAACTGAAAAAGCTCAAAATGACGTCTGATTATAAATCCTGTGATCCAACCCGTCTTGACACCTGGCTGATCGACTTGGGCCAAGAGTTCAGTCAGTATACGTACCAGATGTTAGCCAGTGGTATAGATAAGAGCTTACTCGGATATATCTccgatgaaaatttgaaaaatgactGCGGCATCACCAACGGTGTACACAGAATGAAAATAATACAAGCAATCAAAA GGGAGATCAGTTTGGTCTGTAGCAAGCCCCAGATAACCCTCCCCAGGATAG ACATACGAAGCCAGGCCTGTACTCCAACTGGTGGTTTTTCAGACACCGATGGCCCATCACTCAAACCAATAgatgtgtttataagttaccggCGGTCCAATGGTTCTCAGTTAGCAAG TTTACTAAAAGTTCACCTCCAGTTAAGAGGTTTCACAGTATTTTTGGATATCGAGCGATTAACGGCTGGAAAGTTTGATGAAAGTTTATTGAACAGTGTTCGGAATGCCAAACACTTCCTCCTCGTCCTAACACCGAACTCACTTGATCGTTGCCAAGGCGATGAGAATCAAAAAGATTGGGTACACAAG GAGATTGTGACAGCCCTGGAGAGTGCCTGTAACATTGTGCCAGTAATGGACACCAAATTCCATTGGCCACCTGCTGATAATCTTCCAGAGGACATGAAGGCTGTTGGAAGCTTTAACGGTATCAT GTGGATCCACGACTACCAGGATGCGTGTGTCGACAAATTGGAGCGGTTCCTGCGTGGCGACTTCCGAGGGGATTTCAACAAATGCACTGGAACCGGCGGACGCATTGagccaccaaaatcactgacAAGTCCACCAACAAGTGTGTCAAAAG
- the LOC135482472 gene encoding NAD(+) hydrolase sarm1-like isoform X8 gives MSAGGHLSLSGSQGLTNETMKDKIIVDSKESLEEKEDIDVSKGRLKISLQTIHQREELKQDGSGSHVSRECRIYKRSTSETSVSSGGTHVSSKAITHEGYMQGKNFREIVAQSTVEMTQEIKLMTAEDADVQTNAIKQCHRMIVEAWMTPQIGRDYASALCDVLRDEGALDVLLENCWSPNRDIKLESTRLLEQSLTTENRDCVVKTGLENVVKMSCVVKDDTELARCSTGILESLFKHSEHTCSRVIQLGGLESILYSCRSNDKITQRHCANSLANLAIYGGADNQHEMIKAKAPEWLFPLAFSSDDSVRYYACLAIITLSANKEIEVAVVNSGTLGLVQPFILSHQPADFAHSDHSHLHGRSREWLRRLVPVLESKREEAQSLAAFHFNMEAEIKKEQGKLGIFKEIGSIDALKRAASSPNALASKFAAQALSIIGEDVPYKLSQQVPLWSEEDVQHWLRRVGFGEYEDGFKKCRVDGDLLLMMQEEHLKDDVKMSNGLIRKRFLKELKKLKMTSDYKSCDPTRLDTWLIDLGQEFSQYTYQMLASGIDKSLLGYISDENLKNDCGITNGVHRMKIIQAIKREISLVCSKPQITLPRIDIRSQACTPTGGFSDTDGPSLKPIDVFISYRRSNGSQLASLLKVHLQLRGFTVFLDIERLTAGKFDESLLNSVRNAKHFLLVLTPNSLDRCQGDENQKDWVHKEIVTALESACNIVPVMDTKFHWPPADNLPEDMKAVGSFNGIMWIHDYQDACVDKLERFLRGDFRGDFNKCTGTGGRIEPPKSLTSPPTSVSKALLSESISLTEDEDVFV, from the exons ATGAGTGCTGGAGGACACTTGTCACTCTCAGGATCCCAGGGCTTGACAAATGAAACAATGAAGGATAAAATAATTGTGGATAGTAAGGAGTCGCTTGAGGAGAAAGAGGATATAGATGTGTCTAAAG GCCGCTTGAAGATTTCCCTCCAGACCATCCACCAACGTGAAGAGCTGAAGCAAGATGGCAGCGGCAGCCATGTTTCTCGCGAATGTCGCATTTACAAACGTTCAACAAGCGAGACGAGTGTCTCCTCGGGCGGAACACACGTCTCTTCCAAAGCAATTACACATGAGGGGTATATGCAAGGGAAAAACTTCCGTGAGATTGTGGCACAATCCACCGTTGAGATGACGCAAGAGATAAAATTGATGACGGCGGAGGACGCAGACGTACAGACAAATGCGATAAAGCAATGTCACCGTATGATTGTTGAAGCATGGATGACACCACAGATTGGACGTGATTATGCATCGGCGTTGTGTGACGTCTTACGGGATGAGGGTGCCTTGGACGTTCTCTTAGAAAATTGCTGGTCGCCCAATCGGGATATCAAATTGGAATCTACCCGGTTACTTGAACAGTCCCTGACTACTGAAAACCGTGACTGCGTGGTCAAAACAGGACTTGAAAATGTTGTCAAGATGTCATGTGTGGTCAAAGACGATACTGAACTTGCACGTTGCAGTACAGGGATTCTTGAAAGTCTGTTTAAACACTCCGAGCATACATGTTCCCGAGTGATACAATTGGGGGGCTTGGAGTCTATTTTGTACTCATGTCGTAGCAATGATAAAATTACCCAAAGACACTGTGCTAATTCTTTGGCTAACTTGGCCATATACGGTGGTGCTGACAATCAACATGAAATGATTAAAGCCAAGGCACCGGAATGGTTGTTTCCTTTAGCTTTCAGTAGTGATGATAGTGTGCGCTATTATGCCTGTTTAGCGATCATAACTTTAAGTGCtaacaaagaaattgaagtagCCGTGGTGAACTCTGGGACGTTAGGCCTGGTACAGCCTTTCATTCTGTCTCACCAGCCGGCAGACTTTGCTCACAGTGACCATTCCCACCTCCATGGAAGATCGAGAGAATGGCTCCGCAGATTGGTCCCGGTTCTCGAAAGCAAGAGAGAGGAAGCCCAGAGCCTTGCCGCCTTCCACTTCAATATGGAAGCAGAAATAAAAAAGGAGCAAGGAAAACTAGGG ATCTTCAAAGAAATAGGCTCAATAGATGCGTTAAAGAGAGCTGCCAGTAGTCCAAATGCTCTTGCCTCGAAATTTGCTGCCCAAGCCCTGTCCATTATTGGAGAGGATGTTCCATATAAACTCTCACAGCAAGTGCCATTGTGGTCAGAGGAAGATGTCCAGCATTGGTTAAGGCGG GTTGGTTTTGGTGAATATGAGGATGGGTTCAAGAAGTGTCGTGTGGATGGTGACCTGCTGCTGATGATGCAAGAGGAGCATttgaaagatgatgtcaaaatgTCTAATGGCCTCATTAGGAAAAG ATTTCTAAAAGAACTGAAAAAGCTCAAAATGACGTCTGATTATAAATCCTGTGATCCAACCCGTCTTGACACCTGGCTGATCGACTTGGGCCAAGAGTTCAGTCAGTATACGTACCAGATGTTAGCCAGTGGTATAGATAAGAGCTTACTCGGATATATCTccgatgaaaatttgaaaaatgactGCGGCATCACCAACGGTGTACACAGAATGAAAATAATACAAGCAATCAAAA GGGAGATCAGTTTGGTCTGTAGCAAGCCCCAGATAACCCTCCCCAGGATAG ACATACGAAGCCAGGCCTGTACTCCAACTGGTGGTTTTTCAGACACCGATGGCCCATCACTCAAACCAATAgatgtgtttataagttaccggCGGTCCAATGGTTCTCAGTTAGCAAG TTTACTAAAAGTTCACCTCCAGTTAAGAGGTTTCACAGTATTTTTGGATATCGAGCGATTAACGGCTGGAAAGTTTGATGAAAGTTTATTGAACAGTGTTCGGAATGCCAAACACTTCCTCCTCGTCCTAACACCGAACTCACTTGATCGTTGCCAAGGCGATGAGAATCAAAAAGATTGGGTACACAAG GAGATTGTGACAGCCCTGGAGAGTGCCTGTAACATTGTGCCAGTAATGGACACCAAATTCCATTGGCCACCTGCTGATAATCTTCCAGAGGACATGAAGGCTGTTGGAAGCTTTAACGGTATCAT GTGGATCCACGACTACCAGGATGCGTGTGTCGACAAATTGGAGCGGTTCCTGCGTGGCGACTTCCGAGGGGATTTCAACAAATGCACTGGAACCGGCGGACGCATTGagccaccaaaatcactgacAAGTCCACCAACAAGTGTGTCAAAAG